The DNA window TGTGGTGCAGATCACCCCGGCTTTCAAGTGCACCGGCATCTGGCCCCGCAGCGCGGCGCAGTGGCCCTTACCCCACATCCCCTGGCCGGGGCCCAACAGGGTGGCAGAAGTCAAGGCGGAGGGCTTCAACCTGCTGTCCAAGGAGTGCTACTCCCTGACCGGCAAGCAGAGCTCCGCAGAGAGTGACGCCTGGGTGCTCCAGTTTGCGGAGGCCGAGAACCGGCTGCTCCTGGGGGGCTGCAGGAACAAATGTCTGTCCATCCTGAAGACCCTGCGGGACAGACACCTGGAACTGCCCGGACAGCCGCTCAACAACTACCACATGAAGACCCTGCTGCTGTACGAGTGTGAGAAGCACCCCCGGGAGACCGACTGGGACGAGGCATGCCTGGGGGACCGGCTCAATGGCATCCTGCTGCAACTCATCTCCTGCCTGCAGTGCCGCAGGTGTCCGCACTACTTCTTACCCAACCTGGACCTGTTCCAGGGCAAACCACACTCTGCCCTGGAGAGTGCAGCCAAGCAGACCTGGAGACTGGCCCGAGAGATCCTCACCAATCCCAAGAGCCTGGATAAACTATGAAAACTCATGGGGACACTGGGCGACACAAGCCCTGGCAAATTTTggcatgtgtgtgtgtggggggactACAATATCCCACCGCCGCCAAGAGACATGGAAGACTACATTCCACTGTAGACCAAAAGACTGAATTCCAGTGCAGGCCAAAGGACATTGCATGGCAAAGTTTACACACGATGTGGAGTCTGGGACCTGGCCATGTCAGATCCAGGACTGTGCAGACATGCTAGGGCCAATCAATATTTCATTTATGAACTTTTCATGCAAACACATAGCACACAATGGAAACGTTTAATGCACTTGCAgatcacagaaagaaaaaaaaaggcgaCGAAGGAATCAGAAATGACTCCAGCAATACTTTATGCCGAATGACTGATGAATATTCGTATTACACCAATTTGTGACAGTGGGGTTTGTGATAATATGCATGGCAGGACTTTCATATCCCCTCTGTCCCAAAATGGACCGGGTACATTATACCGATTTATTATACTTCCCCCTGAAATAGTAAACTCTCCGAGTCCTCATCACAAGTTTTTGTGAGCTCCTAAGATCCGGACTCAATAGGTTTCCCCAGAACTACTTGGAAGCACCGAACGAATTCCTTTGTCTCCATTCTAGGACAACCTATTGGGAAGTTAGGAGCGGCCCATGCAGCCCCCAGCACCCTTCAATGGGGTGAAGGGACTTTTCCTTGCACAGGAGGTGAGGGGTGACTCTCTCCTTCCAAACAATGTGAATCAAGTCACAGAGAAGCAATCGGACTTAAGAAAATGAAGGTACATATTCATAATGAAATGTagcagttttctttcttttttgcctgAATGTTTGTcacaaagtgaacaaaaaattatttaaactataTGTACAAAATTTCAAGGTTAATTGTATTCTAGTGCCAAGGTCAGCCTGTGCCCAGCAGCTGACACACTGAAAGCAGAAAAATAccgataatattaataataataataaaaaaaaaaacaaatctaacttCAGATCTGTGTCTCGGTGAATGGGAGCAGTGGGTGCATCCTGTGTGTGACAGTGTCAGAGTGCTTGGTGGTACCTAAAATcgttccaaaaatgttttatttatcatttcattatttattcatatccAAACCCAAGAGCGGCTAATATCTGCAGGATGGGTGTGTAAAGATCACAATAATTCCCCGggtgtattttaatttatattgtcattAGTAAAAGCAAATTGTTAACATAGAGAAggtataatttataaatcaacaaatgtaattataaatgcCGAAAGCGTtcgaaaaaatacaattaaatatatattatagaatcgCTTTATTGTATCCCCGGGTATAGGATTAGATCTTTGTAACTTTTCATTGCTATaaatccaagactggagatttTAGTGGGATCGAGGATCAGTCCTATAAATGTCAGAGCCGTCTAGTATAATGACAAGCAGAAGGCTAGCCTGTGGCTACTGATTGGCTACAAAAACAAGCAAAGTGTGAATATAAACAGCGATGTTATCGCACAGATCCTATCTGCACCGCACACCGCCTGCAAAATACACTGACACAGGGTTTTCTTCTACACTGATCACTACAACCACCAAGGAAGAGGCTGCTATCTATTATTATCATACGACTTTTATATTAAAGTACGAATTTTGTAATATTAGTAAGgataatttatcaaaataaagaatttatttataaaagtttaactgagcaaataaaataggaaatgaaaCTGATAAAATATTAATCGTGTGCTAGCAAAACTCGGTAATTTTATTAGGTCTCTCtcacatacatttataaacaaatgttcatatctaataatttataatacatatattatttacatattgtgtAATAATTTCTACACTGAAATTCACAAACATTTGTCAACAACTATTCGAAGGACTGTAATGAAAAtagttttacacacttctggagaATTGGGAACATGGAAATAAATGCACGGAGATGTCATGGAAAATTGAGATGTTTCCAGAGAAATGTAGGAATTAGCGATGTGGAGAGGATGTATTGTGGGGAATATTATGCAGTGAACCGTGTATGATGACAAAGCTGATGCAGCCAGCCCCGGGCAATGTCACATGTGCCAGCCTGTAGTCCGGCCATGCAGGGGGTGCGGTGTTAGTATGGGGACAATGCAGACACATGTAGAAAACACAGATTTATGTTTGCATGTTCTGCACATGTGGTCGATTTATATACACAAACTCCTGGAGCTGCCACACGTTTATATACAAAGGTGACAACTCAGAGCTGTGTTGTGTATAGGAAGCTTGTTAACTCTGATAATCAAAGTGTGGGTATTGGGattatacaattatatagtattatatggTATTATTACCAGCCTTGCTAGAGGTCATCAGTAATGCTCAAAGCTTCACAGTGATTTATCATGGGGTCCTGGCCAGCCAGGCAAAGGATCAGCCCTTCTCTTACCTTTGGATCGATTTTCTTAAAGTTGGGATCATCTTCATCCACCTCAAAGTAGAGCTCGAAGGATGTGACGGACAGAGTACCCTTCAGTACAATGGAGGGAGCTATTAATTGAGCAGGAGTGCTCAGACTCACCGGACCTGCCAAGAAATAATTGTGTGAGACCCCTAGAGCAGAACCCCCATTCATTTCACAGTGCATAGCAACAAAAGCAGCCTCTTGTGTGTGACCATGTGTGTTCTCACTATTCTGGGCACGCTGCTTTGCACAGAATACAGTGTGCCCACTGGCATGGATTATTACATCAATGTATGGGCAGCGCTGCCACATACTGACCCACTGGAAACAAATGGCCAGAGAGCAGTGGTTACCATACAATTAGATAGTTCAAGGCACAAAACAACTAATCAGATTTAATCTATcaaatacaaaagtataaaaaaattcaacTGGTTCTATAGGCATCATCAGCACCACTGCCATTTCCGCAAAAATGATCAGCAATGTTGCATTCTCCCTGAGCAAGTTAGAAAATGAAAGCTGAGATGTGATTGGTAACAAGGGAGGACATGACTATGTTTAATTCTATGTCTGGTTTGCGCTGCAGGAAACATGATGCAATTGCATGTACTTGTCTCTGGTAAAGCATTCATGCTCTGTGTGTATGATGCTGGCTCAATATTCAGCATCACATATGCAACCTGGGGCTTTTTTCCAACTCCTCGCATTCacattataataattacattacacCGAACCCTTTCTATATAGGAGGCAGTATTATCTATTCTATCCGATTTACATACATAAAGCCTCCTATGCTGCAATTTCTGGCGCACTTCCATCGATCCACAATTGAATAGTCCAGTGCGATCACTTCTACATTGAAACAATTTCTTTATTCAGTGCCTGAGTGACATGGAAATTCTGGATTAATAAAGTGCTGGGGGATGAGGAGCACGGGCCAGGTAATGATTTTGGTGAATTACTGCCAaaaaatttcagatgaattgtCATTTCCATCGATTGGTAGACGGGTGAGTGTCTTTAATCTGCCATCAATCTTCATGTGTGCCATTTGGACAATGAGGAAGATGCTCTGCTGAGATTAGAGCAGCCTCTGCCCTCTATTCCCTGTGTACAGATACATTGTGTTTGCAGATGGGCAGCAGATAGCTACAAGAGCTGCCTTGATTTCCCAGTGCTCGGCCTCACAAATGAATGAAATAAGCAGCCCTGTGTTCTTTTGCACCCTGTGCATTAGCATGTAATCCAGAGGCAGAATAACATTTTTCCAATCACTCCCCGACATTCAATTACAGCAGGGAGAGGGCAGTCTGGACCAGGAGGGGAGGGGGCAGACAATTTACACTTCATTTCCAAGCCACATCACTTTATTATTGAGGATTACCTCTTAATCCTATTGCCATTGTCAGGATTATGTAATTAAACCCCTGTCACCTCTATTACAGTATCATTGTATTCTCCTCAATTG is part of the Pyxicephalus adspersus chromosome 3, UCB_Pads_2.0, whole genome shotgun sequence genome and encodes:
- the MAB21L2 gene encoding protein mab-21-like 2 produces the protein MIAAQAKLVYQLNKYYTERCQARKAAIAKTIREVCKVVADVLKEVEVQEPRFISSLTEIDARYEGLEVVSPTEFEVVLYLNQMGVFNFVDDGSLPGCAVLKLSDGRKRSMSLWVEFITASGYLSARKIRSRFQTLVAQAVDKCSYRDVVKMIADTSEVRLRIRERYVVQITPAFKCTGIWPRSAAQWPLPHIPWPGPNRVAEVKAEGFNLLSKECYSLTGKQSSAESDAWVLQFAEAENRLLLGGCRNKCLSILKTLRDRHLELPGQPLNNYHMKTLLLYECEKHPRETDWDEACLGDRLNGILLQLISCLQCRRCPHYFLPNLDLFQGKPHSALESAAKQTWRLAREILTNPKSLDKL